The Elgaria multicarinata webbii isolate HBS135686 ecotype San Diego chromosome 1, rElgMul1.1.pri, whole genome shotgun sequence genome includes the window TTCTCTGTAACTACCATTCTGCACATTTCTCCTGCACATGACCACCCAAAACGTAGCTATGTCTTGTATCCTTTGCTCAATTTCCctttatttcatatatttcacGTAAACCCCATGTCACAACTCTATTACTGCTTTTATTCCAGGattcctccagatattgttgcactgcaactcccaatattcctcaccacttgctgatgggagttgtagtctaccaACATCTGTAAGGCCACATGTTTCCGACTCCTGCTTTACTCCATGCTagtcctcattttttttttactctctctTGATAAAAAAGCagaagtgaacattaaaaatccaaCTTGATATTATTAAGTCATGTTTTGCCCAATGTAACTGGTACTATCAAAGAACAATTGACACAGCATGATGGTATTTTTTCTAAGAACAACCAACACTGCATTCTGGTTGCCTTTTGCAGCAATATTCCCAGTTCTGTGGCTTAGATTCATTTTAAAGGGTTCAGATATACTCCTAAATAGTGGCAGTTTTAGGAGACAGCACAAAAGCTGGTTGAAACCAATTcgaccaaccttccccaatctggtgctctccgggtgcgatggactacaactcctggtggctgggggatgctaggagttgtagtccaacatatctgaagggcaccaaatgGGGAAGGTTGCATTAGACCACCAAATAacactattttaaaaagttgcttaGTTGTTCAAGTAAAGGCATTCAACAGCTATTACATTCTTTGTTTTGCAGGTTGAGACAAAGCTGTCTTTCTAATATAAGGCAGTTTTAGGATTGCTACAGCGTTTGCGTTTGCACTGACTGTTCCACCCTAGAAATTTTGTTTACAGACATTGATCTTTCAAGCTCAAACACTCCAGAACCTGAGAGACAAGAGCTCTCtacctttttaaaagcttttacaaGCTTCTTTTTGTCATAGTCATCTGCAATCCCCTGAACAGTAGTTAGTGTCTTTCTGCCGTTTCGTTGCTGGATCCTTATATGGATGTAGTCTTCAGTCCCTGCCGGGAGTAAGTCGTCACCCTTAGTTGCATCAGCAAAGGGGTCTGGAGTGGGGGGAAAATTCACATGAATTAGCCCAATGCAAGTCCCCACATTCCTACATACAATCATGACTTTCCTAACTGACAGATAAAACTTTCCTCTTAGTATTCTAAACTGCCTTACGCAGGCAGCCGCAACTCTTTACCATCCATCCATAGCCACAAAAATGTGATTGTGGTTTTACTGTCATGTATGGTAATTTGCATACTTGTGGGTTCTGTTCAGTTCTCCCTCCAAGATGGCTGTGCCTAGACCACCCTTGcacaacctggcactctccagatgagCTGAACTGCAACGCCCATCATTACCAGTCAGCATGTgggtgatggaaattgtagtctaacacatctggaggataccaggttggggaaggctgacctagacctCGTTTTTCATTGTTCACTACAAGCCAGCCTGCACTTGATCTCACCAAATACTAATCAAGAATAATTGTATTCAGGACACTAACAATTATATTCAGGACAGGCTACCAATAGTGGTGGGAACACACATCCCATAAACCGTAGGTAAGCTAGCATTCCATTAGACACTTCAGTAGTGGCAATTAGACACTTCAGTAGTGGCAGGAATTTTGAGCAGCACTGCCTTTGTCTATTCCTGCCCTCTAACCCACCAACATTTCTGTATATCAGCTACACAAGTGCcactgcttgcctgcctgcttaATGGTAGCTCTTTTCCACCAATGTTTTTTCGTCTGATGTTCAACCCGAGGAAGATCAGTTCCCAGCTTTTTCTGAGGTTTAGGCTAAGCAGCTACCCAGATCAGGAAAGTTCAATCTACCTTCAAAGAACTCCTTCCACATCAGTCTGCCATGCAACTCCTGTGCATTGTAGTGGGGAGCTTCTGGGGCCCGTTCCAAAATACATTGTCTGTTCACACCAGGCACTGGAGAGGCCTGTTGGGCTTACCCAATGACATACAGGAGCCCCTCTGCAGCTGCACACTGAACCTAGAAGGTAATGCCCTGGCAAGTTAACAAGGGGAGGCAAGGGCAAGTCCAATATAAACACCAGGTACAAGCTGTAGAATAAGGGTATGCAATAACTGCAGATGCCATTTCCAGATGCCAGAATTCTGAGTGACCACGGCATGCAGATCACATTGcctagatcagaggtgggcagaagtgGGATCTcccaatattttggacttcaactccctgaaTCCCCTGCCGGCatagccaatgttcaggaatgctgggagctgaaatccaaaaaatctggagatctactttctgcccacccctggcataaaTCGTGGAGTTCTCTAGCCACTTCTGGATCTCTAAACAAGTTGCATTGTTTTCAACACctccaatagcttcggctattgggtggtataaaaatgtaataaataaataaataataaataaataaaggcctagATCTCACAGATGTGACGAGCTTGTGTCTGGGCTGCTTCTGACCAGAGGAGTGGCTATATTAGAACTGTCTCCCTGACATGCCAGTTTTCTATGTTGCATGGATCTTTTATTCTGCAGAATTAAGAGCAGACTGTCAGACACAGGCTGATCATCTCCATGAGAGTCAGGCTTTAGAATAAGTGCTGTATTCTGGGAAGAACCAGGAGGTACATTATGGGAAGGAATGGCAGAATTTTAAGAAAAGAATCTTCTGCTGCTCATAATCTACTCTTAGCTGtacagcagagatggggaaactgTGGTCCGCTAATCCAGAagttgctggactacaagtcccatgattCCCAACCATTCGCCATGCAGGCTGGGCCTGAGGGAAGCTGGAGTCCAactacatctggaaggccacagcttCCTCACTCCTGCTGTACAGATTGAGCCTAAGCAGTCTTCAAGTCCTCCCAACTACTTGATTCTCTCCAACTGAAGCTTCTGAGGAATCAGAATGTAGCATTATGAAACTAAAGCCAATTTCCTTCCTCACTCTACAACTGACAAGTTCTGAAGCCATGACCAATTTAAAAAGGCATAAACCCCTAGCTAAAAATGCAAAAATTCCTGGCAAAGTGGGTGGGGGATGTTTGTTTCCAACAGACCGAGAAGCTGGAAGCTTATGAGAAATCCAGGGCAAGGTTGGGGTCTCTATATTCAAGACAACTCAAGTAGAACTATTTTAGGATTGCTGGCTATGGTAGAGATTGTGAAGGCATGCTGCTTCCAGAATAAGGGCTCTGGAAATATAAAGAGGCATAAAACCTTGGAAGCTCTTGCTAAATAAATTTCCAGGATTCTGAAGATGGGCATCCCCAGACTGGCATCAGAAAATGGAGACTCTAAAGCTGTGCCTTAACTGTTCCACTGTGGAGCTCACA containing:
- the EIF1B gene encoding eukaryotic translation initiation factor 1b isoform X2, whose product is MWKEFFEDPFADATKGDDLLPAGTEDYIHIRIQQRNGRKTLTTVQGIADDYDKKKLVKAFKKKFACNGTVIEHPEYGEVIQLQGDQRKNICQFLLEVGIVKEEQLKVHGF